The Mariprofundus ferrinatatus DNA window CACGGCTTTACCCACTTCTATTTCCTTAACGGCCACGGTGGCAACATCGCACCCGTCACTTCAGCTTTTTCCGAGATCTATGCCGGCCATGGCAATGATAAAACAAGCCCCCGCTGCCGGCTGGCCAACTGGTGGCGCGACTCGGCAATTGCAGCACTGGCAAAAGAGCTATATGGAAACGCCGAGGGATACCATGCCACAGTCAGCGAAGTGGCATTAAGTTATCATGCTCACCCGGAAGCGGTAAAACATGCCGAGATGGAGCCGGCAGTTGCTCCGACGGATGAGTTCTACGATGCGGCAGATTTCAGGCGCAAATTTCCCGACGGGCGCATTGGCTCCAGCCCCCAGCTTGCCACAGTTGCAGATGGTGAACGCTTCTATCAGCTTGCGGTTGAAACACTGACAAAGGACTTCCATGCCTTTGTCGCCAATAGCTGACCAACAGGA harbors:
- a CDS encoding creatininase family protein, which gives rise to MLLALSTWQEIEAYLERSTAIIIPIGSTEQHGPNGLIGTDSICPTHIAAGMAEKEDMLVAPTISYGMSQHHMAFAGSATLSPSTLMAVVIDIVGSFRQHGFTHFYFLNGHGGNIAPVTSAFSEIYAGHGNDKTSPRCRLANWWRDSAIAALAKELYGNAEGYHATVSEVALSYHAHPEAVKHAEMEPAVAPTDEFYDAADFRRKFPDGRIGSSPQLATVADGERFYQLAVETLTKDFHAFVANS